From the genome of Phytohabitans rumicis, one region includes:
- a CDS encoding amino acid permease, translating to MATSAPATAEHPMDDDAHRLAELGYKQELRRKWSGFSNFAISFSIISILAGCFTTFGQAWNNGGPVAISWGWPLISVFILIIGFCMSELVSAYPTAGGIYWWAAKMGKPVHGWFTGWLNLIGLVAVTASVDYGCATFLNLTLSALFDGWAGTLNQAFLLFVIILALHGIINIFGHSIIDVLQNVSVWWHVAGAAAVVLILVLVPDDHQSFKFVFTERFNNSGFADGSNNSLMFWFYIMPLGFLLTQYTITGFDACAHVSEETKGASKAAAKGLWQSIFYSAIGGWILLLSFLFAATNVDAVNDAGGFSGAIFESALTPFFFKAVIIISTIGQFFCGMSCVTSMSRMTYAFSRDRAVPGWKWWSTVDRNGTPVKAIIGATIAGLVLTLPALYKSPAGIPVAFYAVVSVAVIGLYVAFLIPIALRLRMGDRFVPGPWTLGRKYKVLGWIAVIEIVIISIYFIMPIVPAGVPGNAEFSWSSVNYAPIAIGGLVGLVALWWYVSARKWFTGPRRTIDEAETADADAA from the coding sequence ATGGCTACGAGCGCGCCGGCGACGGCCGAACACCCTATGGACGACGACGCCCACCGACTTGCCGAACTCGGCTACAAGCAGGAACTGCGGCGCAAGTGGAGCGGCTTCTCCAACTTCGCCATCTCATTTTCGATCATCTCGATCCTGGCCGGCTGCTTCACCACGTTCGGCCAGGCGTGGAACAACGGCGGTCCGGTCGCCATCAGCTGGGGTTGGCCGCTCATCTCGGTGTTCATCCTGATCATCGGGTTCTGCATGTCGGAGCTCGTGTCGGCGTACCCGACGGCGGGCGGCATCTACTGGTGGGCCGCCAAGATGGGCAAGCCGGTGCACGGCTGGTTCACCGGCTGGCTCAATCTCATCGGCCTGGTCGCGGTGACGGCGTCGGTCGACTACGGCTGCGCCACGTTCCTCAACCTCACGCTGTCGGCCCTCTTCGACGGCTGGGCCGGGACGCTCAACCAGGCGTTCCTGCTCTTCGTGATCATCCTGGCGCTGCACGGGATCATCAACATCTTCGGGCACAGCATCATCGACGTGCTCCAGAACGTGTCGGTGTGGTGGCACGTGGCCGGCGCGGCCGCCGTGGTGCTGATCCTCGTGCTGGTGCCGGACGACCACCAGAGCTTCAAGTTCGTCTTCACCGAGCGGTTCAACAACTCCGGGTTCGCCGACGGCAGCAACAACAGCCTGATGTTCTGGTTCTACATCATGCCGCTGGGCTTCCTGCTCACCCAGTACACGATCACCGGCTTCGACGCGTGCGCGCACGTGTCCGAGGAGACCAAGGGCGCCTCGAAGGCCGCCGCCAAGGGCCTGTGGCAGTCCATCTTCTACTCCGCGATCGGCGGCTGGATCCTGCTGCTGTCGTTCCTGTTCGCGGCGACCAATGTGGACGCGGTGAACGACGCGGGCGGCTTCTCCGGAGCCATCTTCGAGAGCGCGCTGACGCCGTTCTTCTTCAAGGCCGTCATCATCATCTCCACCATCGGGCAGTTCTTCTGCGGCATGAGCTGCGTGACGAGCATGTCCCGGATGACGTACGCGTTCAGCCGCGACCGCGCCGTGCCCGGCTGGAAGTGGTGGTCCACGGTGGACCGCAACGGCACCCCGGTCAAGGCCATCATCGGCGCGACCATCGCCGGCCTGGTGCTGACCCTGCCGGCGCTGTACAAGAGCCCGGCCGGCATCCCGGTGGCGTTCTACGCGGTCGTGTCCGTGGCGGTCATCGGCCTGTACGTCGCGTTCCTCATCCCGATCGCGCTGCGGCTGCGGATGGGTGACCGCTTCGTGCCCGGTCCGTGGACGCTGGGCCGCAAGTACAAGGTGCTCGGCTGGATCGCGGTCATCGAGATCGTGATCATCTCGATCTACTTCATCATGCCGATCGTCCCGGCGGGCGTGCCCGGCAACGCCGAGTTCAGCTGGTCGTCGGTGAACTACGCGCCCATCGCGATCGGCGGCCTCGTGGGGCTGGTCGCGCTCTGGTGGTACGTGTCGGCCCGCAAATGGTTCACGGGTCCGCGCCGTACGATCGACGAGGCGGAGACCGCGGACGCGGACGCGGCCTGA